In one window of Marinobacter salsuginis DNA:
- the hemL gene encoding glutamate-1-semialdehyde 2,1-aminomutase has protein sequence MTHSETLFEQAQKYIPGGVNSPVRAFRGVGGTPLFFKHAQGAYLYDEDDQRYIDYIGSWGPMILGHGDQRIKDALHAQVDLGVGYGAPTALETEMAKKVCELVPSIELVRMVNSGTEATMSTVRLARGYTGRDKIVKFEGCYHGHVDSLLVKAGSGALTLGVPNSPGIPASLAEHTITLTYNDMDSVRECFREMGDQIAAIIVEPVAGNMNCIPPVPGFLEGLREVCDEHGTVLIFDEVMTGFRVSLGGAQGLYGVTPDLTALGKVIGGGLPVGAFGGKREIMEHISPLGPVYQAGTLSGNPLAMCAGLTTLNAISEPGFHDRLTEKTNAVRDGLKEAADATGIPLTVQSAGAMFGFFFTEESSVTRFDQVMGCDVERFKKFFQGMLKEGVYLAPSAFEAGFTTAALSEQDIADTVAAAKKVMATL, from the coding sequence ATGACGCACTCCGAAACCCTGTTCGAACAGGCTCAGAAATACATCCCCGGTGGCGTAAATTCTCCGGTCCGGGCGTTTCGCGGTGTCGGTGGTACGCCCCTTTTCTTCAAGCACGCCCAGGGCGCCTACCTGTACGACGAAGACGATCAGCGCTACATCGATTACATCGGTTCCTGGGGCCCCATGATTCTTGGCCACGGTGACCAGCGCATAAAGGATGCCCTGCACGCCCAAGTGGATCTGGGCGTTGGCTATGGCGCACCCACTGCCCTCGAGACCGAAATGGCCAAGAAGGTTTGCGAACTGGTGCCCTCCATCGAACTGGTCCGCATGGTGAATTCAGGCACCGAGGCCACCATGAGCACCGTTCGACTCGCCCGGGGCTACACCGGTCGTGACAAGATCGTGAAGTTCGAGGGCTGCTACCATGGCCATGTGGATTCACTGCTTGTCAAAGCAGGCTCCGGCGCCCTTACCCTGGGCGTACCTAACTCCCCGGGCATCCCCGCCAGCCTGGCTGAGCACACCATCACGCTGACCTACAACGACATGGACAGCGTTCGGGAATGCTTCCGGGAGATGGGCGACCAGATCGCCGCGATTATCGTTGAGCCAGTGGCAGGTAACATGAACTGCATCCCGCCGGTCCCCGGCTTCCTTGAGGGGTTGCGGGAAGTGTGCGACGAGCACGGCACCGTGCTGATCTTCGACGAAGTAATGACCGGGTTCCGAGTTTCCCTAGGCGGCGCCCAGGGGCTGTATGGCGTAACCCCGGACCTCACCGCACTGGGCAAGGTAATTGGTGGCGGGCTTCCGGTCGGCGCCTTTGGCGGCAAACGGGAAATCATGGAACACATCTCACCACTGGGACCGGTTTACCAGGCAGGCACCCTGAGCGGCAACCCCCTGGCCATGTGCGCCGGCCTGACAACACTGAATGCAATCTCCGAGCCCGGTTTCCACGACCGGCTGACCGAGAAAACCAATGCTGTTCGCGACGGCCTGAAAGAGGCCGCTGATGCCACTGGCATCCCGTTGACGGTCCAGAGTGCCGGAGCCATGTTCGGATTCTTCTTCACCGAGGAAAGCTCTGTTACCCGCTTTGACCAGGTGATGGGCTGTGATGTCGAACGCTTCAAGAAGTTCTTCCAGGGCATGCTCAAGGAAGGCGTATATCTGGCACCATCCGCCTTTGAGGCAGGCTTTACGACAGCGGCACTGTCCGAACAGGACATCGCCGATACGGTAGCGGCAGCCAAAAAGGTCATGGCTACGCTCTGA
- the thiE gene encoding thiamine phosphate synthase — translation MSKGLRPGLYAITDSVLTPPETLIESVEAALRGGAVMVQYREKHAPMAVRLAQANDLQAVCRNAGVPLLINDDPDLAKRVGAAGVHMGQTDGSLAAARALLGEEAIIGITCHADLALARAGLEAGADYLAFGRFYTSSTKPGAPAAAPSVLTEAKSFGRPLTAIGGVTAENAEPLIRAGADMLAVVGGLFGGTADEIELRAKAFERLFASHHPLFSIPE, via the coding sequence ATGAGCAAAGGGCTTCGTCCGGGCCTCTACGCAATCACCGACAGCGTGCTCACACCACCCGAAACACTGATCGAATCGGTCGAGGCAGCGCTTCGCGGCGGTGCCGTCATGGTACAATATCGCGAGAAACACGCGCCCATGGCGGTACGACTTGCCCAGGCAAATGACCTGCAAGCTGTTTGCCGGAATGCCGGTGTGCCTTTGCTGATCAACGACGACCCGGATCTGGCAAAACGTGTGGGCGCTGCCGGCGTCCATATGGGGCAAACCGACGGCTCACTGGCAGCTGCCCGCGCGCTTCTCGGCGAGGAGGCGATTATCGGCATAACGTGCCACGCCGATCTGGCTTTGGCGCGCGCCGGGCTGGAAGCAGGCGCCGACTACCTGGCCTTCGGGCGCTTTTATACGTCTTCGACCAAACCCGGAGCACCGGCTGCAGCCCCAAGCGTGTTAACCGAAGCCAAGAGTTTCGGGCGCCCACTGACGGCCATTGGCGGCGTCACTGCAGAAAACGCAGAACCACTGATCCGCGCCGGGGCCGATATGCTTGCCGTGGTTGGTGGCCTGTTTGGCGGTACTGCCGACGAGATTGAGCTGCGAGCCAAAGCCTTCGAGCGCTTGTTCGCAAGCCATCACCCACTTTTTTCAATTCCCGAATAA
- the thiD gene encoding bifunctional hydroxymethylpyrimidine kinase/phosphomethylpyrimidine kinase, producing the protein MLSGLDPSGGAGIQADIQAVTSLGCHPLPVLSCLTVQDTRNVYGAEPVSAELIRQQLRCLADDTPIHAIKTGALGNAAVVDVLVDFIREHPGVPVITDPVIKAAGGGDLADDELVSAMKEKLFPLAEMITPNGIELAMLGGSDNPDQAANNLLESGCESVLATGGHGTGVHIINTLYNHAPDPMRWEVERIGGEYHGTGCTLAAAIAAGRASGLSPRAAISQAQNYVHRAILHALDVGKGQPVPDRGILWER; encoded by the coding sequence ATTCTTTCCGGCCTCGACCCCTCCGGCGGCGCCGGCATCCAGGCCGACATTCAGGCAGTCACCTCGCTGGGCTGCCACCCCTTGCCCGTTCTGTCCTGCCTCACGGTTCAGGATACGCGCAACGTTTATGGCGCCGAGCCGGTCTCCGCCGAGCTGATTCGCCAGCAGCTCCGGTGCCTTGCTGACGATACCCCCATTCACGCCATCAAAACCGGCGCCCTGGGCAATGCGGCAGTGGTGGATGTGCTGGTGGATTTCATCCGTGAACACCCAGGCGTACCCGTGATTACCGATCCGGTGATCAAAGCTGCGGGTGGCGGCGACCTGGCCGATGACGAGCTGGTTAGCGCCATGAAAGAGAAGCTGTTTCCCCTGGCAGAAATGATTACGCCAAACGGTATTGAACTGGCGATGCTCGGGGGCAGCGATAACCCGGACCAAGCTGCCAACAACCTGTTGGAAAGCGGGTGCGAATCGGTATTGGCCACTGGCGGGCACGGTACCGGCGTTCACATTATCAACACCCTCTACAATCACGCACCTGACCCCATGCGCTGGGAGGTCGAACGTATCGGCGGAGAGTACCATGGCACGGGCTGCACGCTGGCCGCGGCCATTGCGGCCGGAAGGGCCTCGGGCCTGTCTCCACGCGCGGCCATCTCGCAGGCCCAGAACTACGTCCATCGCGCCATACTCCACGCGTTGGACGTTGGCAAAGGCCAACCGGTACCGGACCGAGGGATTCTGTGGGAACGATGA
- the hemJ gene encoding protoporphyrinogen oxidase HemJ, with protein MLWVKAFHIISLVCWFAGIFYLPRLFVYHAACEDEPGRERFKIMERKLYRGITTPSMIATVVFGVWLISYNATGYFSQGWMHAKLLLVAILIIYHFYCGHLVKVFRDDQNTRSHVFYRWFNELPVLILLAVVILAVVKPF; from the coding sequence ATGCTGTGGGTGAAAGCCTTCCATATTATTTCACTGGTGTGCTGGTTCGCCGGCATCTTCTATCTGCCCAGACTGTTCGTCTACCATGCGGCTTGCGAGGACGAGCCCGGCCGTGAGCGCTTCAAGATCATGGAGCGGAAGCTGTACCGGGGCATTACCACACCTTCGATGATCGCAACCGTCGTCTTCGGTGTCTGGCTGATCAGTTACAATGCAACTGGCTATTTCAGCCAGGGCTGGATGCATGCGAAGCTGCTTCTGGTGGCCATTCTGATCATTTACCATTTTTACTGCGGGCACCTTGTAAAGGTCTTCCGGGACGACCAGAACACCAGAAGCCATGTGTTTTACCGCTGGTTCAATGAATTGCCGGTCCTGATCCTTCTGGCCGTCGTCATCCTGGCTGTTGTCAAACCGTTTTGA
- a CDS encoding chloride channel protein codes for MQKIWHQITEHLIPVFRRRLSGVDALPQLAVLGLLSGLFTGGVILVFRLAIEWPLEHFLPGEGSESFEELDLLTRGILPLAGALGLGLLMHRLATHDRKVGIVHVMERLNYHQGYISMRSAMVQFISGVATVVSGQSAGREGPAVHLGAAFSSLMGQWMRLPNNSIRTLVACGCAAAISASFNTPISGVIFAMEVVMMEYTIAGFTPIILAAVSAAIVTQAVYGAEPAFSVPALTMNSLMEIPWILAIAVIIGIAAALFIQLVDTMGKHHHRPVLLRITIAGLLMVPFAIFIPETMGIGYDTVNETINGELAFWLLLGAGAAKLVITSLSIGLGMPSGVIGPTLFMGATLGGAMGLIGAQILPEHASSVGFYAMLGMGAMMGAVLQAPLAALMALMELTRNPNIILPGMLIITTSSLVTSEAFGKKSLFLTILKNQGLSYQNSPVIQALRRVSVGAIMDRSILRTERHLTVEEARKVLKSEPKWLVVEGSSGPTALLPAVDLARYLEDTEKLVADEEIEPPESIDLMDIPANRRDVAPVQYQATLEEALDQFDATNAEALYVQRHVAPMIQRVYGVVLKADIESYYQYRRS; via the coding sequence ATGCAGAAAATCTGGCACCAGATTACCGAGCATCTGATTCCCGTTTTCCGGCGCCGATTGTCCGGTGTTGACGCATTACCGCAACTGGCCGTGCTCGGCCTTCTCTCCGGGCTGTTTACCGGAGGCGTCATACTCGTATTCCGCCTGGCCATCGAGTGGCCGCTCGAACATTTCCTGCCGGGAGAAGGTTCCGAATCCTTCGAGGAACTGGACCTGCTGACCCGGGGGATTCTCCCTCTGGCCGGCGCTCTGGGGCTGGGCTTGCTGATGCACCGGCTGGCCACACACGACCGCAAGGTCGGGATCGTTCACGTTATGGAGCGTTTGAACTACCACCAGGGCTACATTTCCATGCGAAGCGCCATGGTGCAGTTTATCTCGGGAGTGGCCACTGTGGTCAGCGGCCAATCGGCGGGGCGCGAGGGGCCGGCCGTGCACCTCGGTGCCGCCTTCTCGAGTCTGATGGGGCAATGGATGCGTCTGCCGAACAACAGCATCCGGACGCTCGTGGCCTGCGGCTGTGCGGCGGCCATTTCGGCCTCGTTCAACACGCCGATCTCCGGGGTTATTTTCGCCATGGAAGTGGTGATGATGGAATACACCATTGCGGGTTTCACGCCAATCATTCTGGCGGCGGTGAGCGCAGCGATTGTGACTCAGGCAGTGTATGGCGCGGAACCGGCCTTCAGCGTACCGGCGCTGACCATGAACTCGCTGATGGAGATCCCCTGGATACTGGCCATTGCCGTCATTATCGGCATCGCCGCCGCGCTGTTTATCCAGTTGGTGGACACCATGGGCAAGCACCACCACCGTCCGGTTTTGTTGCGCATTACCATTGCGGGCCTTCTGATGGTGCCCTTCGCCATTTTCATTCCGGAGACCATGGGTATCGGGTACGACACCGTCAACGAAACCATTAACGGTGAGCTGGCGTTCTGGCTATTGCTGGGTGCTGGCGCCGCCAAGCTGGTCATTACCTCGCTTTCCATCGGCCTGGGCATGCCAAGCGGCGTGATTGGCCCGACGCTGTTCATGGGGGCAACCCTGGGCGGCGCCATGGGCCTGATCGGCGCACAGATTTTGCCGGAACACGCCTCGTCGGTTGGCTTTTACGCGATGCTCGGAATGGGTGCCATGATGGGTGCCGTGCTCCAGGCACCACTCGCCGCCCTGATGGCACTCATGGAACTCACGCGGAACCCCAACATCATCCTTCCGGGCATGCTGATTATTACCACGTCGAGCCTGGTGACCAGCGAGGCCTTCGGCAAGAAATCGCTGTTCCTCACCATTCTCAAGAACCAGGGGCTGAGCTACCAGAATTCTCCCGTGATCCAGGCCCTGCGCCGGGTGTCGGTCGGCGCCATCATGGATCGCAGCATCCTGCGTACTGAACGACACTTGACGGTGGAAGAGGCGCGCAAGGTCCTGAAATCGGAACCAAAGTGGCTGGTGGTTGAGGGCAGCAGCGGACCCACGGCACTGTTGCCGGCAGTCGACCTGGCGAGATATCTGGAAGACACGGAAAAACTGGTGGCCGACGAGGAAATCGAACCACCGGAGTCCATTGACCTGATGGACATTCCCGCCAATCGTCGCGACGTTGCCCCGGTGCAGTACCAGGCCACTCTGGAGGAGGCCCTGGACCAGTTCGATGCAACCAATGCCGAGGCCCTTTACGTACAACGTCACGTGGCGCCAATGATCCAACGCGTTTATGGCGTGGTTCTGAAAGCCGATATCGAGAGTTACTACCAATACCGACGGAGCTGA
- the argC gene encoding N-acetyl-gamma-glutamyl-phosphate reductase, with product MIKVGIVGGTGYTGVELLRILAVHPEVSVSCITSRSEAGMPVADMYPNLRGHYDLAFSEPDVAVLGACDLVFFATPHGVAMRMVPELMSAGVRVVDLSADFRLKDLDVWANWYGMAHESPEWAEKAVYGLPEVVRDEIRTAQLVANPGCYPTAVQLGFLPLLEQGLVDPARLIADAKSGASGAGRQGKIGMLHGEIGESFKAYGASGHRHLPEIRQGLSGAAGGDVGVTFVPHLIPMIRGIEATLYAELKNPADFDRLQTLFEERFADEPFVDVMPFGSHPETRSVRGANQCRMALHRQEHSNIVIVSSVIDNLVKGAAGQAVQNMNIMFGLKETMGLEAPALLP from the coding sequence GTGATTAAAGTAGGCATCGTTGGTGGCACCGGTTACACCGGTGTGGAACTGCTGAGAATCCTCGCGGTTCACCCTGAAGTTTCGGTCAGCTGTATTACCTCCCGGTCTGAGGCGGGCATGCCGGTAGCGGACATGTACCCGAATTTGCGTGGCCACTATGACCTGGCGTTTTCCGAGCCGGATGTAGCCGTGCTTGGAGCCTGCGACCTGGTTTTCTTCGCCACGCCTCATGGTGTGGCCATGCGAATGGTTCCGGAACTGATGTCGGCCGGCGTGCGTGTGGTGGATCTTTCTGCGGATTTCCGGCTTAAGGATCTTGATGTTTGGGCCAACTGGTATGGGATGGCTCATGAAAGTCCGGAATGGGCTGAAAAGGCGGTTTATGGTTTGCCGGAGGTGGTGCGAGATGAAATCCGGACAGCCCAGTTGGTTGCCAACCCCGGTTGTTATCCTACAGCGGTTCAGCTGGGCTTCCTCCCATTGCTGGAGCAGGGGCTGGTGGATCCTGCCCGGCTGATCGCGGACGCCAAATCCGGCGCCAGCGGCGCAGGCCGGCAGGGCAAGATTGGTATGCTGCATGGTGAGATTGGTGAAAGCTTCAAGGCCTATGGCGCCTCAGGGCATCGTCATCTGCCAGAGATTCGCCAGGGTCTGTCCGGGGCGGCCGGAGGTGATGTGGGCGTAACCTTCGTTCCCCATCTGATTCCAATGATCCGCGGTATTGAGGCGACGCTGTACGCGGAGCTGAAGAACCCGGCCGATTTTGATCGGCTGCAGACGTTGTTCGAGGAGCGCTTTGCGGACGAGCCGTTTGTCGATGTCATGCCGTTTGGTAGCCATCCGGAGACCCGAAGTGTGCGCGGGGCAAACCAGTGTCGTATGGCGCTGCACAGACAGGAGCATAGCAACATCGTGATTGTCTCTTCTGTCATCGATAATCTGGTGAAAGGCGCAGCAGGGCAGGCGGTTCAGAATATGAACATCATGTTCGGCCTCAAAGAAACCATGGGGCTTGAAGCCCCGGCGCTGCTGCCTTGA
- a CDS encoding DUF6776 family protein: MSEQRKPAEEYVVIRHRPGYRLRRTAILLIFTVVAAIAGYATGLAQGGFRFSSAEESNQVLEDEVEALREDYRKARQQLINLERGRVIDEQALNQARKTIVELETRIVSLQSDLTFYKNIMAPSETSKGLQVDSFTLVPTRNQDSYDFKLVLTQVGNNKSYISGVVAVNVIGLRDEEKEVIALRDLSEDIADLGVKFRFRYFQDVEGSLKLPEEFEPLEIQVVAQAEGRKSSQAERTFNWDDLTEN, from the coding sequence GTGAGCGAACAGCGAAAGCCGGCTGAAGAGTATGTCGTTATTCGCCATCGTCCCGGGTATCGCCTGCGCAGAACGGCCATCCTGCTGATTTTTACCGTTGTTGCGGCAATCGCCGGATATGCAACCGGCCTGGCTCAGGGTGGTTTCCGGTTTTCCAGCGCTGAGGAGTCAAACCAGGTGTTGGAGGATGAAGTCGAGGCCCTGCGAGAGGATTATCGCAAGGCCCGGCAACAGCTGATCAACCTGGAGCGAGGACGGGTCATAGATGAGCAGGCCCTGAATCAGGCTCGCAAAACCATTGTCGAGCTGGAAACCCGGATTGTGTCACTGCAATCGGACCTGACATTTTATAAAAATATCATGGCGCCATCGGAGACCAGCAAAGGCCTCCAGGTTGACAGTTTCACGCTGGTTCCGACCCGTAATCAGGATAGCTACGACTTCAAGTTGGTGCTGACTCAGGTCGGCAACAACAAGAGCTACATTTCAGGTGTCGTAGCGGTCAATGTCATCGGTTTGCGTGATGAAGAGAAAGAGGTCATCGCTCTGCGCGACCTTTCGGAGGACATAGCCGATCTCGGCGTGAAATTCCGTTTCCGGTATTTTCAGGACGTCGAAGGTTCCCTGAAACTGCCGGAAGAATTTGAGCCGCTGGAAATCCAGGTGGTAGCCCAGGCGGAAGGAAGAAAATCCTCGCAAGCCGAGCGCACCTTTAACTGGGACGATTTAACGGAGAACTGA
- a CDS encoding bactofilin family protein → MLGKKKQKPRRPTGHFDTLISSRTTVEGDVHFSGGLHVDGRIRGKVVADEGTDAVLRVSEVGEVTGDINAPHVIINGTVNGDVYASAHLELAEKAAINGSVYYNLIEMAMGASVNGNLVHQREPVGLLSQGAKSAGAGPKQAPAGDQTAEPEESGDGGKSE, encoded by the coding sequence ATGCTTGGCAAGAAAAAGCAGAAGCCGCGCCGGCCCACTGGCCACTTTGACACACTTATTTCCTCACGAACGACTGTGGAAGGCGATGTGCATTTCAGCGGTGGGCTTCATGTGGATGGCCGAATTCGCGGGAAGGTGGTTGCCGATGAGGGCACAGATGCAGTACTGAGGGTCTCGGAGGTGGGCGAAGTGACGGGCGACATCAACGCGCCTCACGTCATCATCAACGGTACGGTAAATGGTGATGTCTACGCATCGGCACATCTTGAACTGGCGGAAAAAGCGGCCATCAATGGCAGCGTCTACTACAACCTGATCGAGATGGCGATGGGCGCCTCGGTGAACGGCAACCTGGTTCATCAGCGGGAGCCAGTCGGGCTGCTCTCCCAGGGTGCCAAATCTGCCGGTGCCGGCCCTAAACAGGCTCCTGCTGGTGATCAAACAGCGGAGCCCGAGGAATCGGGCGATGGTGGAAAGTCCGAATAG
- the erpA gene encoding iron-sulfur cluster insertion protein ErpA, whose amino-acid sequence MATPLFFSDNAVAKVRELIEEEENPELKLRVFVTGGGCSGFQYGFSFDENQDEEDTVIERDGVFLLVDPMSYQYLVGATIDYQEGLQGSQFVVQNPNASSTCGCGSSFSI is encoded by the coding sequence ATGGCGACACCGCTGTTCTTCAGTGACAATGCCGTTGCCAAAGTACGTGAGTTGATCGAGGAAGAGGAAAACCCCGAACTGAAACTTCGCGTCTTTGTCACAGGTGGTGGCTGCTCCGGATTTCAGTACGGCTTCTCGTTTGATGAAAACCAGGATGAAGAAGACACCGTGATCGAGCGTGATGGCGTGTTCCTGCTGGTTGATCCGATGAGTTACCAGTATCTGGTGGGCGCCACGATTGATTATCAGGAAGGCCTGCAAGGGTCACAGTTCGTGGTCCAGAACCCTAATGCCAGCTCCACTTGCGGCTGTGGCAGTTCCTTCTCCATTTGA
- a CDS encoding anhydro-N-acetylmuramic acid kinase has translation MEAWIGLMSGTSMDGIDAVLVSFQNNTVTIHASHTTPYPDQIRHRLLAASQNQAAPDEVGELDTLVGTLFSEAANEVIQKSGFDPTAIRAIGSHGQTIRHQPSGTAPFSIQIGNPSVVAEATNVTTVADFRRRDMAAKGQGAPLVPAFHKAFFSSNTENRCILNLGGIANITWLPASENTPATGFDTGPANALMDAWCLDQTGLPFDSDGHWAFEGSVNQELLEDMLSDAYFSKTPPKSTGKERFNLDWVRTLVGRHPEIPAEDIQRTLLQLTVTSVVDQLPETRGLRVYVCGGGARNPLLMEELGKALPEAQLSLTSELGLDPQMVEPVAFAWLAKQALEGKPGNLPEVTGAAGPRILGAIYPA, from the coding sequence ATGGAAGCCTGGATAGGGTTGATGTCGGGCACCAGCATGGATGGCATTGATGCCGTGCTGGTGTCTTTTCAGAACAACACCGTAACGATTCACGCCTCGCATACCACTCCCTACCCCGACCAGATTCGCCATCGCCTGCTTGCTGCCAGCCAGAATCAGGCTGCACCGGACGAGGTCGGTGAGCTGGACACCCTCGTCGGGACGCTGTTTTCCGAGGCCGCGAACGAAGTCATCCAAAAGTCAGGTTTTGACCCAACCGCGATTCGCGCCATTGGCAGCCATGGACAAACCATACGGCACCAACCCTCCGGCACGGCTCCTTTTTCAATCCAGATTGGGAATCCCTCCGTGGTTGCCGAAGCTACGAACGTCACGACGGTCGCCGACTTCCGGCGTAGGGATATGGCGGCGAAAGGCCAGGGGGCACCCTTGGTTCCTGCCTTCCACAAGGCCTTTTTCAGCTCGAATACGGAAAACCGCTGCATTCTGAATCTCGGTGGCATCGCCAACATCACCTGGCTCCCCGCCAGTGAAAACACGCCGGCCACCGGCTTCGACACCGGCCCGGCCAATGCACTGATGGACGCATGGTGCCTGGACCAGACAGGACTTCCTTTTGACAGCGATGGCCATTGGGCCTTCGAGGGCTCGGTCAACCAGGAACTTCTCGAAGACATGCTCTCTGATGCCTACTTTTCGAAGACGCCCCCGAAGAGCACCGGGAAAGAAAGGTTCAATCTTGATTGGGTCAGAACACTGGTAGGTCGCCATCCGGAGATTCCAGCGGAAGATATTCAAAGGACATTGCTGCAACTGACCGTTACGAGCGTCGTCGACCAACTGCCTGAGACCAGGGGCCTTCGGGTTTACGTTTGCGGAGGCGGGGCGCGAAATCCGCTTTTGATGGAAGAGCTGGGTAAGGCACTGCCCGAAGCCCAACTTTCACTGACCTCGGAACTGGGGCTAGACCCGCAGATGGTAGAGCCTGTGGCATTTGCATGGCTGGCAAAACAGGCGCTGGAAGGAAAACCCGGGAATCTCCCGGAAGTCACCGGAGCAGCCGGGCCACGCATTCTGGGCGCCATCTACCCCGCCTGA
- a CDS encoding peptidoglycan DD-metalloendopeptidase family protein: MLKMFPKTHITIAAAATVVVTAAILMSPSSNVEAKRMSYSLDLEQGTVSETDAATVEATPPAGAAKETQPEASAPEMAVEASKQVSVAEPEQTAAPKEPEFDWQTFAIKSGDTLSSLFKKAGFNDGIMLSVIHGDGEADKLQRLYAGETIRFATTEDGSLAAIDLQRNRLETLKIKKNGESFTGETEIRKPEARPAFASGTIDGSLYLAAREAGLNDRLTMELAGIFGWDIDFVYDVRKGDQFEVVYEELYLDGEKFDTGRILSARFVNRGEENLALLYTDSNGDADYYAPDGKSMRKAFLRTPINARVSSPFNLQRRHPVLDVVRPHEGTDYAAPPGTPIKAAGSGRVKFAGWKGGYGRTVILQHGDNITTLYAHMSRLGKGIKNGTRVKQGQTIGHVGSSGMVTGPHLHYEFRLNGSPRNSRTVKLPDAKPIPSSEMARFKQFTEQRIAQFDVFRESYQQLALASDD; the protein is encoded by the coding sequence GTGCTAAAAATGTTTCCCAAAACTCACATTACCATTGCTGCTGCGGCCACGGTTGTTGTTACCGCTGCCATTCTTATGAGCCCCAGCAGCAACGTTGAAGCAAAGCGGATGTCCTACTCCCTGGATCTGGAGCAGGGCACTGTTTCCGAAACCGACGCAGCAACTGTGGAAGCAACACCGCCAGCCGGTGCAGCCAAAGAAACCCAGCCGGAAGCATCCGCGCCAGAAATGGCTGTAGAAGCCAGCAAACAGGTAAGCGTTGCAGAGCCGGAACAAACTGCCGCTCCGAAGGAGCCCGAATTCGACTGGCAAACCTTCGCGATCAAGTCCGGCGACACCCTTTCTTCCCTGTTCAAGAAGGCGGGCTTCAATGACGGCATCATGCTTTCTGTTATTCACGGTGATGGCGAGGCAGACAAGCTACAGCGACTCTACGCGGGCGAGACTATTCGCTTTGCAACAACCGAAGACGGCTCACTTGCAGCGATTGATCTGCAAAGGAATCGCCTGGAAACCCTGAAGATTAAAAAGAACGGTGAGAGTTTCACCGGCGAGACCGAAATTCGTAAACCGGAAGCACGACCGGCTTTCGCATCAGGCACCATTGACGGTTCTCTTTATCTGGCTGCACGGGAAGCCGGTCTGAATGACCGTTTGACCATGGAGCTGGCCGGTATCTTCGGCTGGGATATCGACTTTGTCTACGATGTCCGCAAGGGAGACCAGTTCGAAGTGGTTTACGAAGAGCTCTACCTTGACGGCGAGAAGTTCGATACCGGTCGAATCCTGTCTGCCCGATTTGTTAACCGTGGCGAAGAAAACCTCGCCCTGCTTTACACCGACAGCAATGGCGATGCCGATTACTACGCGCCGGACGGCAAAAGCATGCGCAAAGCCTTCCTGCGGACCCCGATTAATGCCCGGGTTTCTTCCCCCTTCAACTTGCAGCGCCGCCACCCAGTTTTAGACGTTGTCCGCCCGCACGAAGGTACCGACTACGCGGCACCTCCCGGAACGCCCATCAAGGCTGCAGGTTCAGGGCGGGTTAAATTTGCCGGCTGGAAAGGTGGCTACGGGCGAACCGTCATCCTGCAGCACGGTGACAACATCACCACCCTGTATGCCCACATGAGCCGCCTGGGCAAAGGTATCAAGAATGGTACACGGGTCAAGCAGGGCCAGACTATCGGCCACGTCGGCTCCTCCGGCATGGTCACTGGTCCGCACCTGCACTACGAGTTCAGGCTGAACGGGTCTCCGCGCAATTCGCGCACCGTCAAGCTGCCGGATGCCAAACCCATTCCGTCTTCCGAAATGGCCCGATTCAAGCAGTTCACAGAACAACGAATCGCCCAGTTCGACGTTTTCCGCGAGAGCTATCAGCAACTCGCACTGGCATCAGACGACTGA